One genomic window of Streptomyces sp. NBC_01276 includes the following:
- a CDS encoding MASE1 domain-containing protein, which produces MTDAWRHRLRSAGATALKSGAVAALYYAGGELGLLQQLVRGQVSPLWPPTGIALAGLLLFGPRIWPGIALGAFLVNISPGPSLAVVLAITAGNTLGSLSSYALLRLVGFRTRMNRLRDALALVFLGAFAGMLVSATVGIGTLHLAGALPVGGFWPSWWVWWTGDAMGVLLVTPVLLVLSSARRPRGVPAPRWAEASLLVAATIAVGLLEASPTPLIFLAFPLLTWAAFRFQLAGAAPCALAASVFAIYAATHGTGPFAGQTLLTAMVSLQAFNGAAALTALLLSAAVTERNQTLERVERACGRLAEMVARTAPDTDSLPTVARERAREREEEGDGGR; this is translated from the coding sequence ATGACCGACGCGTGGCGGCACAGGCTCAGGAGCGCCGGCGCGACGGCCCTGAAGAGCGGTGCCGTCGCCGCGCTGTACTACGCCGGGGGTGAGCTCGGGCTGCTCCAGCAGCTCGTACGCGGTCAGGTGTCACCGCTGTGGCCCCCGACCGGCATCGCCCTGGCCGGGCTGCTCCTGTTCGGCCCCCGGATCTGGCCGGGCATCGCGCTCGGAGCGTTCCTGGTCAACATCTCGCCCGGGCCGTCGCTCGCCGTCGTCCTCGCCATCACGGCGGGTAACACCCTCGGCTCCCTGTCCTCCTACGCGCTCCTTCGCCTCGTCGGCTTCCGCACCCGGATGAACCGGTTGCGGGACGCGCTCGCACTGGTCTTCCTCGGCGCGTTCGCCGGCATGCTCGTCAGCGCGACCGTGGGCATCGGTACCCTGCACCTGGCCGGCGCTCTGCCCGTCGGCGGGTTCTGGCCCTCGTGGTGGGTCTGGTGGACCGGCGACGCGATGGGCGTCCTGCTGGTCACACCGGTCCTGCTCGTCCTCAGCTCCGCGCGCCGGCCGAGGGGCGTGCCGGCACCGCGGTGGGCGGAGGCATCGCTGCTCGTGGCCGCCACGATCGCCGTCGGCCTCCTCGAAGCCTCCCCCACACCTCTGATCTTCCTCGCCTTCCCCCTGCTGACCTGGGCGGCCTTCCGCTTCCAGCTCGCCGGAGCCGCACCCTGTGCGCTGGCCGCATCCGTCTTCGCGATCTACGCCGCCACGCATGGGACGGGCCCCTTCGCGGGCCAGACCCTGCTCACCGCCATGGTCTCGCTGCAGGCGTTCAACGGTGCCGCCGCGCTGACCGCGCTGCTGCTCTCGGCGGCCGTCACCGAGCGGAACCAGACCCTGGAAAGGGTCGAACGGGCTTGCGGGCGACTGGCCGAGATGGTCGCGAGGACCGCGCCGGACACCGACAGCCTGCCCACGGTCGCCCGCGAGCGCGCCCGCGAGCGCGAGGAGGAGGGGGACGGCGGACGGTGA
- a CDS encoding CbtB-domain containing protein produces the protein MAEAVASAAIPAPALSPSAPLPVKAVLPWALFVGLLMLVALYFVGAEQGATAVFSGEGVHEWVHDGRHLLGFPCH, from the coding sequence ATGGCCGAGGCCGTCGCTTCCGCTGCCATACCCGCCCCCGCCCTCTCCCCGTCGGCTCCGCTGCCCGTCAAGGCCGTGCTGCCCTGGGCGCTGTTCGTCGGTCTCCTGATGCTCGTGGCCCTGTACTTCGTCGGCGCGGAGCAGGGTGCCACCGCCGTGTTCTCCGGCGAGGGCGTGCACGAGTGGGTGCACGACGGCCGCCACCTGCTCGGCTTCCCCTGCCACTGA
- a CDS encoding CbtA family protein, protein MYASTVRGLLVRGMLAGLIAGLFAFAVAYVVGEPPVRGSIAVEEATAAKEAAPAAGHAGHGGGDDAPAAAGEEEELVSRPVQSTVGLATGVLVYGVALGGIASLAFSFALNRVGRFSPRATAALTAAGAFTLVYLVPFLKYPASPPAVGNPDTIGQRTTLFFLMILLSVLLGVGAIILGRRLAPRLGNWNATLAAGGGFVVATALAFLVLPDNTDAVKPEFPAALLWEFRVASVTVQVVMWLVFGIVFGVLAQRLLSHRTDPAGAGTTAPQPASALG, encoded by the coding sequence ATGTACGCCTCCACTGTCAGAGGTCTGCTGGTCCGCGGCATGCTCGCGGGCCTGATCGCCGGGCTGTTCGCCTTCGCCGTCGCCTACGTGGTCGGTGAGCCCCCGGTCCGCGGCTCCATCGCCGTCGAAGAGGCCACGGCCGCCAAGGAAGCCGCCCCCGCGGCCGGTCACGCCGGTCACGGCGGCGGCGACGATGCCCCGGCCGCTGCCGGGGAAGAGGAAGAACTCGTCAGCCGGCCCGTGCAGTCCACCGTCGGTCTCGCCACCGGTGTGCTGGTCTACGGGGTCGCGCTCGGCGGCATCGCCTCCCTCGCCTTCTCCTTCGCCCTCAACCGCGTCGGGCGCTTCAGCCCCCGGGCAACGGCCGCGCTCACTGCCGCGGGCGCCTTCACACTGGTCTACCTCGTGCCGTTCCTGAAGTACCCGGCCAGCCCTCCGGCCGTCGGCAACCCGGACACCATCGGGCAGCGCACCACGCTGTTCTTCCTGATGATCCTGCTCAGCGTCCTGCTCGGCGTGGGCGCGATCATCCTGGGGCGGCGGCTGGCACCGCGCCTGGGCAACTGGAACGCGACGCTGGCGGCGGGCGGCGGCTTCGTCGTCGCCACGGCGCTGGCCTTCCTGGTGCTCCCGGACAACACCGACGCCGTGAAGCCCGAGTTCCCCGCGGCCCTGCTGTGGGAGTTCCGGGTCGCGTCGGTGACCGTCCAGGTCGTGATGTGGCTCGTGTTCGGGATCGTCTTCGGCGTCCTCGCCCAGAGGCTCCTGTCCCACCGCACCGATCCCGCCGGTGCCGGGACCACGGCGCCGCAGCCGGCGTCGGCCCTCGGCTGA
- a CDS encoding PP2C family protein-serine/threonine phosphatase, with product MAGGREGERAKRAPKPDPLLRLEAELGRIEERLRALAAARARIEGLLGAVVAITREVELPAVLNRIVTTAMELVGARFGALGVLDDSGERLAQFIAVGLSEEERAALADVGFPGGLGVLGYLIRHPEPLRVDDISAHPSSVGFPPGHPRMSTLLGVAISVRGETYGDLYLSERGDGRAFDVHDENIVVALASAAGIAIDNVRLLEQVRASSEQFQRLLLPTLPDLGPFAAAAIYRPAAEPNALGGDWYDAIPLPDGAVALVIGDVVGHDLQAAAAMAAIRNMLRSLLFELGGPPSAVLTQLDRTLQAITDTPVTTTGLARIEPAGGGWRMLWSTAGHVPPLLITPGGPPYYLFAEPGLPLNVDSEQHRPDRTHPLPPGTTVVLFTDGLVEHPDHPIDESLDALAELAAVHASLPLEAFVRALAEGHPSDGHDDMAVLALRIPG from the coding sequence ATGGCGGGCGGCAGGGAGGGGGAGCGGGCGAAGCGGGCGCCCAAACCCGACCCGTTGCTGCGCCTGGAAGCCGAGCTGGGCCGGATCGAAGAGCGGCTGCGGGCCCTGGCCGCGGCCAGGGCCCGGATCGAGGGCCTGCTGGGTGCGGTGGTGGCCATCACCCGGGAGGTGGAACTGCCGGCGGTGCTGAACCGCATCGTGACCACCGCCATGGAGCTGGTCGGCGCCCGCTTCGGGGCACTCGGCGTACTGGACGACTCCGGAGAGCGTCTGGCGCAGTTCATCGCCGTCGGCCTCTCCGAGGAGGAACGCGCGGCCCTGGCCGACGTGGGGTTTCCCGGCGGTCTGGGCGTACTCGGATACCTGATCCGCCACCCCGAACCGCTGCGGGTCGACGACATCTCCGCCCATCCGTCCTCGGTCGGGTTCCCGCCCGGCCACCCACGGATGAGCACCCTCCTCGGCGTCGCCATCAGCGTCCGCGGCGAGACCTACGGAGACCTCTACCTCTCCGAGCGGGGTGACGGGCGCGCCTTCGACGTCCACGACGAGAACATCGTCGTCGCCCTCGCCAGCGCCGCCGGCATCGCGATCGACAACGTCCGCCTCCTCGAACAGGTCCGGGCCTCCTCCGAACAGTTCCAGCGGCTCTTGCTGCCGACGCTGCCCGACCTGGGACCCTTCGCCGCCGCCGCCATCTACCGGCCCGCCGCCGAACCCAACGCCCTCGGCGGGGACTGGTACGACGCCATCCCCCTGCCCGACGGCGCGGTGGCGCTCGTCATCGGCGACGTGGTCGGCCACGATCTGCAGGCGGCCGCTGCCATGGCCGCCATCCGCAACATGCTGCGCTCCCTGCTGTTCGAACTGGGCGGTCCGCCCAGCGCGGTCCTCACCCAGCTCGACCGGACCCTGCAGGCCATCACCGACACCCCGGTCACCACCACCGGGCTGGCGCGCATCGAACCCGCGGGGGGCGGCTGGCGGATGCTCTGGAGCACCGCGGGCCACGTCCCCCCACTGCTGATCACTCCCGGTGGCCCGCCGTACTACCTGTTCGCCGAACCCGGACTCCCACTGAACGTCGACAGCGAGCAGCACCGCCCGGACCGCACCCACCCGCTGCCCCCCGGCACCACGGTGGTCCTGTTCACCGACGGCCTCGTCGAACACCCCGACCACCCCATCGACGAGAGCCTGGACGCACTGGCCGAGCTGGCCGCCGTGCACGCCTCCCTGCCCCTGGAGGCCTTCGTGCGGGCCCTGGCGGAGGGGCATCCGAGTGACGGGCACGACGACATGGCCGTACTCGCCCTGCGCATCCCGGGCTGA